In a single window of the Cervus elaphus chromosome 1, mCerEla1.1, whole genome shotgun sequence genome:
- the PDZD3 gene encoding Na(+)/H(+) exchange regulatory cofactor NHE-RF4 isoform X3: MEAAADLQDTASLALKFEFNPKLGIDNPVLSLAEDYDPSDLWSLERPRFYLLNKEEGRTFGFHLQQQPGRAGHVVCRVEPGSSAQHQGLREGDWILGVNNHVVEHEDYLMVIRRIRASGPRVLLTVLAQHVNEVARAQRGNNAHLCPPLGQGVRPRLCHIVKDEGGFGFSVTQGHRGPFWLVLSTGGAAERAGVPPGARLLEVNGVSVENLTHNQLNRKLWQSGKQVTLLVAGPEVEEQCRQLGMPLAAPLAEGWALPTKPRCLHLEKGPQGFGFVLREEKGLDGRLGQFLWEVDPGLPAEKAGMQAGDRLVAVAGESVEGLGHEETVSKIRAQGSRVSLIVVDPKADRFFSMVRLSPLLFLESTEAPDSPRGSGSASVVESKSPPVEDTAVAPVPGNFRQCFLYPGPGGGYGFRLSRAASKPGLFISQVTLGGSAAQAGLQTGDMILEVNGYPMGGDNDLKRLQQLAEAKPPLCLKLAARSQQGLEAWIPPGSREDGVLASDLL, translated from the exons ATGGAGGCAGCTGCAG ATCTCCAGGACACAGCTTCCTTGGCCCT GAAGTTTGAGTTTAACCCAAAGCTGGGCATTGATAATCCTGTCCTCTCCCTGGCTGAAGACTACGACCCTTCTG ATCTCTGGAGCCTGGAACGGCCTCGCTTCTACCTGCTGAATAAAGAGGAGGGCAGGACTTTTGGCTTCCACCTGCAGCAGCAGCCGGGCAGGGCTGGGCATGTGGTGTGCAGGGTGGAGCCAGGCTCTTCcgcccagcaccagggtcttcgAGAAGGGGACTGGATCCTGGGGGTGAACAACCACGTGGTGGAACATGAAGATTATTTGATG GTGATACGCCGGATCCGGGCCAGCGGGCCTCGGGTGTTGCTGACAGTCTTGGCGCAGCACGTGAACGAGGTGGCCCGAGCTCAGCGGGGGAACAACGCCCACCTCTGTCCCCCTCTCGGCCAGGGGGTCCGGCCTCGGCTGTGCCACATAGTGAAAGACGAGGGCGGCTTTGGCTTTAGTGTCACCCAAG GACATCGGGGTCCTTTCTGGCTAGTGCTGAGCACTGGAGGAGCAGCTGAGCGGGCAGGAGTGCCCCCTGGGGCCCGGCTGCTAGAAGTGAATGGGGTCAGTGTGGAAAACCTCACGCATAACCAACTCAACAGGAAG CTTTGGCAGAGTGGCAAGCAGGTGACCCTGCTGGTGGCAGGGCCAGAGGTGGAGGAACAGTGTCGCCAGCTGGGAATGCCCCTGGCTGCGCCTCTGGCAGAGGGCTGGGCACTGCCCACCAAGCCCCGCTGTCTGCATCTCGAGAAAGGGCCCCAGGGCTTCGGGTTCGTGCTCCGGGAGGAGAAGGGCCTTGACGGTCGCCTCG GTCAGTTCCTATGGGAGGTGGACCCAGGACTGCCAGCGGAGAAGGCCGGGATGCAGGCTGGGGACCGGCTGGTGGCTGTGGCTGGGGAGAGCGTGGAGGGGCTGGGCCACGAGGAGACAGTGTCCAAGATCCGGGCGCAGGGCTCCCGTGTCTCCCTCATTGTCGTCGACCCCAAGGCTGACCGCTTCTTCAGCATG GTTCGCTTGTCTCCGCTCCTCTTCTTGGAGAGCACAGAGGCTCCTGACTCTCCCCGGGGTAGTGGCTCAGCCTCTGTGGTTGAGAGCAAGAGCCCACCTGTCgaagacacagcagtggctccTGTCCCCGGCAACTTCCGCCAGTGCTTCCTGTACCCTGGGCCTGGCGGTGGCTACGGCTTCCGACTCAGCCGTGCGGCCAGCAAGCCTGGTCTCTTCATCTCCCAG GTGACCCTAGGAGGCTCCGCTGCCCAGGCCGGGCTGCAAACAGGAGACATGATTCTGGAGGTGAATGGGTATCCCATGGGTGGAGACAATGACCTGAAAAGACTTCAGCAGCTGGCTGAGGCAAAGCCACCCCTGTGCCTGAAGTTGGCGGCCAGATCTCAGCAGGGCTTGGAAGCCTGGATTCCCCCAGGGTCTAGAGAG GACGGGGTTCTGGCCTCAGATCTGCTGTAG
- the PDZD3 gene encoding Na(+)/H(+) exchange regulatory cofactor NHE-RF4 isoform X2 — translation MCLPSWSTPCTDMLCVDFCVDQKAWARERKEGEEKTLLEQNIGRVLNLGVPLSPFSNDHGSGVSGGRLPLVPSPLLCLADLQDTASLALKFEFNPKLGIDNPVLSLAEDYDPSDLWSLERPRFYLLNKEEGRTFGFHLQQQPGRAGHVVCRVEPGSSAQHQGLREGDWILGVNNHVVEHEDYLMVIRRIRASGPRVLLTVLAQHVNEVARAQRGNNAHLCPPLGQGVRPRLCHIVKDEGGFGFSVTQVLSTGGAAERAGVPPGARLLEVNGVSVENLTHNQLNRKLWQSGKQVTLLVAGPEVEEQCRQLGMPLAAPLAEGWALPTKPRCLHLEKGPQGFGFVLREEKGLDGRLGQFLWEVDPGLPAEKAGMQAGDRLVAVAGESVEGLGHEETVSKIRAQGSRVSLIVVDPKADRFFSMVRLSPLLFLESTEAPDSPRGSGSASVVESKSPPVEDTAVAPVPGNFRQCFLYPGPGGGYGFRLSRAASKPGLFISQVTLGGSAAQAGLQTGDMILEVNGYPMGGDNDLKRLQQLAEAKPPLCLKLAARSQQGLEAWIPPGSREDGVLASDLL, via the exons ATGTGTCTGCCTTCCTGGTCCACGCCCTGTACTGATATGCTCTGTGTAGATTTCTGTGTAGATCAGAAGGCCTGGGCCAGGGAGcggaaggaaggggaagagaagaCCCTTTTGGAGCAGAACATAGGGCGAGTCCTGAATTTGGGGGTTCCCCTAAGTCCTTTCAGTAACGACCATGGAAGTGGAGTCTCGGGGGGCAGACTGCCTCTCGTCCCCTCACCCCTTCTTTGCCTGGCAGATCTCCAGGACACAGCTTCCTTGGCCCT GAAGTTTGAGTTTAACCCAAAGCTGGGCATTGATAATCCTGTCCTCTCCCTGGCTGAAGACTACGACCCTTCTG ATCTCTGGAGCCTGGAACGGCCTCGCTTCTACCTGCTGAATAAAGAGGAGGGCAGGACTTTTGGCTTCCACCTGCAGCAGCAGCCGGGCAGGGCTGGGCATGTGGTGTGCAGGGTGGAGCCAGGCTCTTCcgcccagcaccagggtcttcgAGAAGGGGACTGGATCCTGGGGGTGAACAACCACGTGGTGGAACATGAAGATTATTTGATG GTGATACGCCGGATCCGGGCCAGCGGGCCTCGGGTGTTGCTGACAGTCTTGGCGCAGCACGTGAACGAGGTGGCCCGAGCTCAGCGGGGGAACAACGCCCACCTCTGTCCCCCTCTCGGCCAGGGGGTCCGGCCTCGGCTGTGCCACATAGTGAAAGACGAGGGCGGCTTTGGCTTTAGTGTCACCCAAG TGCTGAGCACTGGAGGAGCAGCTGAGCGGGCAGGAGTGCCCCCTGGGGCCCGGCTGCTAGAAGTGAATGGGGTCAGTGTGGAAAACCTCACGCATAACCAACTCAACAGGAAG CTTTGGCAGAGTGGCAAGCAGGTGACCCTGCTGGTGGCAGGGCCAGAGGTGGAGGAACAGTGTCGCCAGCTGGGAATGCCCCTGGCTGCGCCTCTGGCAGAGGGCTGGGCACTGCCCACCAAGCCCCGCTGTCTGCATCTCGAGAAAGGGCCCCAGGGCTTCGGGTTCGTGCTCCGGGAGGAGAAGGGCCTTGACGGTCGCCTCG GTCAGTTCCTATGGGAGGTGGACCCAGGACTGCCAGCGGAGAAGGCCGGGATGCAGGCTGGGGACCGGCTGGTGGCTGTGGCTGGGGAGAGCGTGGAGGGGCTGGGCCACGAGGAGACAGTGTCCAAGATCCGGGCGCAGGGCTCCCGTGTCTCCCTCATTGTCGTCGACCCCAAGGCTGACCGCTTCTTCAGCATG GTTCGCTTGTCTCCGCTCCTCTTCTTGGAGAGCACAGAGGCTCCTGACTCTCCCCGGGGTAGTGGCTCAGCCTCTGTGGTTGAGAGCAAGAGCCCACCTGTCgaagacacagcagtggctccTGTCCCCGGCAACTTCCGCCAGTGCTTCCTGTACCCTGGGCCTGGCGGTGGCTACGGCTTCCGACTCAGCCGTGCGGCCAGCAAGCCTGGTCTCTTCATCTCCCAG GTGACCCTAGGAGGCTCCGCTGCCCAGGCCGGGCTGCAAACAGGAGACATGATTCTGGAGGTGAATGGGTATCCCATGGGTGGAGACAATGACCTGAAAAGACTTCAGCAGCTGGCTGAGGCAAAGCCACCCCTGTGCCTGAAGTTGGCGGCCAGATCTCAGCAGGGCTTGGAAGCCTGGATTCCCCCAGGGTCTAGAGAG GACGGGGTTCTGGCCTCAGATCTGCTGTAG
- the NLRX1 gene encoding NLR family member X1, with translation MRWGCHLPRASWSPGLGRVLQPADERIPFLIHWSWPLKGEGPLGSLRAFIRHNGSSVGNGPSSGTHGQLFRGIAASEAIQRHRRNLAEWFSRLPREERQFGPTFALDTVHVDPVIRESTPDELLRPQAELALERQPPSAGLPPLALSQLFDPDACGRRVQTVVLYGTVGTGKSTLVRKMVLDWCYGRLPAFELLIPFSCEDLSSLGPAPASLCQLVAQRYTPLKEILPLMATAGSRLLFVLHGLEHLNLNFSLASTGLCSDPEKPEVPAAIIINLLRKYMLPEASILVTTRSSAIGRIPSKYVGRYGEICGFSDTNLQKLYFQLRLNQPDCGPGAGGVSVTPAQRDHLVQMLTRNLEGHHQISAACFLPSYCWLVCATLHFLHAPTPAGQTLTSIYTSFLRLNFSGEMLDSTDPSKLSLMAYAARTMGKLAYEGVSSRKTYFSEEDVRGCLEAGVQTEEEFQLLHVFCRDALRFFLAPCVEPGHEGAFVFTVPAMQEYLAALYIVLGLRKTTLQRVGKEVAELVGRVGEDVSLVLGIVAKLLPFRALPLLLNLLKVVPRVFGRVVGKSREAVAQAMVLEMFREEDYYNDDVLDQMGASILGVEGPRRHPDEPPDDEVFELFPMFMGGLLSAHNRAVLAQLGCPIKTLDALENAQAIKKKLGKLGRQVLPPSELLDHLFFHYEFQNQRFSAEVLGSLRQLNLAGVRMTPLKCTVVAAVLGSGRHALDEVNLASCQLDPAGLRTLTPVFLRARKLGLQLNSLGPEACRDLRDLLLHDQCQVTTLRLSNNPLTAAGVALLLEGLAGNTSLKHLSLLHTGLGDEGLELLAAQLDRNQQLQELNVAYNGAGDTAALALAKAAWRHPSLELLHLYFNELSSECRQALRDLGSAAEGGARVVVSLTEGTAVSEYWSVILSEVQRNLNSWDRGRVRRHLELLLRDLEDNRGATLNPWRKAQLLRVEGEVRALLEQLGGPGS, from the exons ATGAGGTGGGGCTGCCATTTGCCCAGGGCCTCTtggagccctggtctgggaagagtacTCCAGCCAGCAG ATGAACGTATCCCCTTCCTGATTCACTGGAGTTGGCCCCTTAAAGGGGAGGGCCCTCTTGGGTCCCTGAG GGCCTTCATACGCCACAATGGAAGCTCAGTGGGCAACGGTCCTTCATCCGGGACGCATGGACAGTTGTTCCGGGGCATTGCTGCATCTG AAGCTATCCAGCGGCACCGCCGCAACCTGGCCGAGTGGTTCAGTCGGCTGCCCAGGGAAGAGCGCCAGTTCGGCCCGACCTTTGCACTAGACACAGTCCATGTAGACCCTGTGATCCGTGAGAGCACCCCTGATGAGCTGCTGCGCCCACAGGCTGAACTGGCCCTGGAGCGTCAGCCACCCTCTGCTGGGCTCCCCCCGCTAGCCCTGTCTCAGCTCTTTGACCCAGATGCCTGTGGGCGTCGGGTGCAGACGGTGGTGCTTTACGGGACCGTGGGCACAGGCAAGAGCACGCTGGTGCGCAAGATGGTCCTGGACTGGTGTTATGGGCGGCTGCCAGCCTTCGAGCtgctcatccccttctcctgcgaGGACCTGTCATCCCTGGGCCCTGCTCCCGCCTCCTTGTGCCAACTTGTAGCCCAGCGCTACACACCCCTGAAGGAGATTCTGCCTCTGATGGCCACTGCCGGCTCCCGCCTGCTATTTGTGCTCCACGGCTTGGAGCATCTCAACCTCAATTTCTCATTGGCCAGCACAGGGCTTTGCAGTGACCCTGAGAAGCCAGAGGTGCCAGCTGCCATCATCATCAACCTGCTGCGCAAATACATGTTGCCCGAG GCCAGCATTCTGGTGACCACCCGGTCCTCTGCGATCGGCCGCATCCCCAGCAAGTACGTGGGCCGCTATGGCGAGATCTGTGGCTTCTCCGATACCAACCTCCAGAAGCTCTACTTCCAGCTCCGCCTCAACCAGCCAGACTGCGGGCCTGGAGCTGGGGGGGTGTCGGTCACGCCAGCTCAGCGCGACCACCTGGTGCAGATGCTGACCCGGAACCTGGAGGGACACCACCAGATCTCTGCTGCCTGCTTCCTGCCCTCCTACTGCTGGCTCGTCTGTGCCACCCTGCACTTCCTGCATGCCCCCACGCCGGCCGGCCAGACCCTCACGAGCATCTACACCAGCTTCCTGCGTCTTAACTTCAGTGGGGAGATGCTGGACAGCACTGACCCCTCCAAGTTGTCCCTGATGGCCTATGCAGCCCGAACCATGGGCAAGCTGGCTTACGAGGGGGTGTCCTCCCGCAAGACCTACTTCTCTGAAGAGGACGTGCGTGGCTGCCTGGAAGCCGGCGTCCAGACAGAAGAGGAGTTTCAGCTGCTGCACGTTTTCTGCCGAGATGCCCTGCGGTTTTTTCTGGCCCCGTGCGTGGAGCCAGGACACGAGGGTGCCTTCGTGTTCACCGTGCCCGCCATGCAGGAATACCTGGCTGCCCTCTACATTGTGCTGGGTTTGCGGAAGACGACTCTGCAGCGGGTGGGCAAGGAAGTGGCCGAGCTCGTGGGCCGTGTCGGGGAGGATGTCAGCCTGGTCCTGGGCATCGTGGCCAAGCTGCTGCCCTTTCGGGCCCTGCCGCTGCTCCTCAACCTTCTCAAG GTGGTTCCACGAGTGTTTGGGCGCGTGGTGGGTAAGAGCCGTGAGGCAGTGGCCCAGGCCATGGTGCTGGAGATGTTCCGAGAGGAGGACTACTACAATGACGATGTCCTAGACCAGATGGGTGCTAGTATCCTGGGCGTCGAAGGTCCCCGGCGCCACCCGGACGAGCCTCCAGATGATGAAGTCTTTGAGCTTTTCCCCATGTTCATGGGCGGGCTTCTGTCTGCCCACAACCGGGCAGTGCTGGCTCAACTTGGCTGCCCCATAAAGACCCTGGATGCCCTGGAGAATGCCCAGGCCATCAAGAAGAAGCTGGGCAAGCTGGGCCGGCAGGTGCTGCCCCCCTCGGAGCTCCTGGACCACCTCTTCTTCCACTATGAGTTCCAGAATCAGCGCTTCTCTGCCGAGGTGCTTGGCTCTCTGCGCCAGCTCAACCTGGCGGGCGTGCGCATGACACCCCTCAAGTGCACGGTGGTGGCAGCTGTCCTGGGCAGTGGAAGGCACGCCCTGGATGAGGTGAACTTGGCCTCCTGCCAGCTGGATCCTGCTGGGTTGCGCACGCTCACGCCTGTCTTCCTGCGTGCCCGGAAGCTGGG GTTGCAGCTCAACAGCCTGGGCCCCGAGGCCTGCAGGGACCTCCGAGACCTGCTGCTACATGACCAGTGCCAAGTGACTACCCTGCG GCTGTCCAACAACCCATTGACGGCGGCAGGCGTGGCCCTGCTGCTGGAGGGGCTGGCAGGAAATACCTCCCTGAAACACCTGTCTCTACTGCACACGGGCCTTGGGGATGAGGGCCTAGAGCTGCTGGCTGCCCAGCTGGACCGAAACCAGCAGCTCCAGGAGCTGAACGTGGCCTACAACGGTGCTGGTGACACGGCGGCCCTGGCCTTAGCCAAGGCTGCCTGGAGGCACCCTTCCTTGGAGCTGCTGCA TCTCTACTTCAACGAGCTGAGCTCAGAGTGCCGCCAGGCCCTGCGGGACTTGGGGAGCGCTGCAGAGGGCGGTGCCCGGGTTGTGGTGTCGCTGACGGAGGGGACAGCAGTGTCCGAGTACTGGTCCGTGATCCTGAGTGAAGTCCAGCGGAACCTCAACAGCTGGGATCGGGGCCGGGTCCGGCGCCACCTGGAGCTGCTGCTGAGGGATCTGGAAGACAACCGGGGAGCCACCCTTAATCCCTGGCGTAAGGCCCAGCTGCTGCGGGTGGAGGGTGAGGTCAGGGCCCTCCTGGAGCAGCTGGGCGGCCCTGGAAGCTGA
- the PDZD3 gene encoding Na(+)/H(+) exchange regulatory cofactor NHE-RF4 isoform X1, which produces MCLPSWSTPCTDMLCVDFCVDQKAWARERKEGEEKTLLEQNIGRVLNLGVPLSPFSNDHGSGVSGGRLPLVPSPLLCLADLQDTASLALKFEFNPKLGIDNPVLSLAEDYDPSDLWSLERPRFYLLNKEEGRTFGFHLQQQPGRAGHVVCRVEPGSSAQHQGLREGDWILGVNNHVVEHEDYLMVIRRIRASGPRVLLTVLAQHVNEVARAQRGNNAHLCPPLGQGVRPRLCHIVKDEGGFGFSVTQGHRGPFWLVLSTGGAAERAGVPPGARLLEVNGVSVENLTHNQLNRKLWQSGKQVTLLVAGPEVEEQCRQLGMPLAAPLAEGWALPTKPRCLHLEKGPQGFGFVLREEKGLDGRLGQFLWEVDPGLPAEKAGMQAGDRLVAVAGESVEGLGHEETVSKIRAQGSRVSLIVVDPKADRFFSMVRLSPLLFLESTEAPDSPRGSGSASVVESKSPPVEDTAVAPVPGNFRQCFLYPGPGGGYGFRLSRAASKPGLFISQVTLGGSAAQAGLQTGDMILEVNGYPMGGDNDLKRLQQLAEAKPPLCLKLAARSQQGLEAWIPPGSREDGVLASDLL; this is translated from the exons ATGTGTCTGCCTTCCTGGTCCACGCCCTGTACTGATATGCTCTGTGTAGATTTCTGTGTAGATCAGAAGGCCTGGGCCAGGGAGcggaaggaaggggaagagaagaCCCTTTTGGAGCAGAACATAGGGCGAGTCCTGAATTTGGGGGTTCCCCTAAGTCCTTTCAGTAACGACCATGGAAGTGGAGTCTCGGGGGGCAGACTGCCTCTCGTCCCCTCACCCCTTCTTTGCCTGGCAGATCTCCAGGACACAGCTTCCTTGGCCCT GAAGTTTGAGTTTAACCCAAAGCTGGGCATTGATAATCCTGTCCTCTCCCTGGCTGAAGACTACGACCCTTCTG ATCTCTGGAGCCTGGAACGGCCTCGCTTCTACCTGCTGAATAAAGAGGAGGGCAGGACTTTTGGCTTCCACCTGCAGCAGCAGCCGGGCAGGGCTGGGCATGTGGTGTGCAGGGTGGAGCCAGGCTCTTCcgcccagcaccagggtcttcgAGAAGGGGACTGGATCCTGGGGGTGAACAACCACGTGGTGGAACATGAAGATTATTTGATG GTGATACGCCGGATCCGGGCCAGCGGGCCTCGGGTGTTGCTGACAGTCTTGGCGCAGCACGTGAACGAGGTGGCCCGAGCTCAGCGGGGGAACAACGCCCACCTCTGTCCCCCTCTCGGCCAGGGGGTCCGGCCTCGGCTGTGCCACATAGTGAAAGACGAGGGCGGCTTTGGCTTTAGTGTCACCCAAG GACATCGGGGTCCTTTCTGGCTAGTGCTGAGCACTGGAGGAGCAGCTGAGCGGGCAGGAGTGCCCCCTGGGGCCCGGCTGCTAGAAGTGAATGGGGTCAGTGTGGAAAACCTCACGCATAACCAACTCAACAGGAAG CTTTGGCAGAGTGGCAAGCAGGTGACCCTGCTGGTGGCAGGGCCAGAGGTGGAGGAACAGTGTCGCCAGCTGGGAATGCCCCTGGCTGCGCCTCTGGCAGAGGGCTGGGCACTGCCCACCAAGCCCCGCTGTCTGCATCTCGAGAAAGGGCCCCAGGGCTTCGGGTTCGTGCTCCGGGAGGAGAAGGGCCTTGACGGTCGCCTCG GTCAGTTCCTATGGGAGGTGGACCCAGGACTGCCAGCGGAGAAGGCCGGGATGCAGGCTGGGGACCGGCTGGTGGCTGTGGCTGGGGAGAGCGTGGAGGGGCTGGGCCACGAGGAGACAGTGTCCAAGATCCGGGCGCAGGGCTCCCGTGTCTCCCTCATTGTCGTCGACCCCAAGGCTGACCGCTTCTTCAGCATG GTTCGCTTGTCTCCGCTCCTCTTCTTGGAGAGCACAGAGGCTCCTGACTCTCCCCGGGGTAGTGGCTCAGCCTCTGTGGTTGAGAGCAAGAGCCCACCTGTCgaagacacagcagtggctccTGTCCCCGGCAACTTCCGCCAGTGCTTCCTGTACCCTGGGCCTGGCGGTGGCTACGGCTTCCGACTCAGCCGTGCGGCCAGCAAGCCTGGTCTCTTCATCTCCCAG GTGACCCTAGGAGGCTCCGCTGCCCAGGCCGGGCTGCAAACAGGAGACATGATTCTGGAGGTGAATGGGTATCCCATGGGTGGAGACAATGACCTGAAAAGACTTCAGCAGCTGGCTGAGGCAAAGCCACCCCTGTGCCTGAAGTTGGCGGCCAGATCTCAGCAGGGCTTGGAAGCCTGGATTCCCCCAGGGTCTAGAGAG GACGGGGTTCTGGCCTCAGATCTGCTGTAG